In Methanonatronarchaeum sp. AMET-Sl, one genomic interval encodes:
- a CDS encoding dihydroorotate dehydrogenase electron transfer subunit, with protein MDSPVIFEIADIIDETPNIKTFVLDGGIDCEVGQYFMVWIPGVDEIPISPSKITPTGLTVQKVGPATEEMFDLSVGDQVGLRGPYGNTFTIRGGEVLIVSGGCGGAPLLPLAKKIKEGGSELTIAVGGRNKEELLFEDQFNRLGEVFVATEDGSKGYEGYITTPVLDVLGDFDTVYSCGPEPMLKKIVENTPDGTYIEVSLQRYVKCGVGVCGSCCMDPDGTRLCVEGPVFNKEELDGTEFGEYRRNASGQKIRF; from the coding sequence ATGGATAGTCCAGTTATATTTGAAATAGCGGATATTATTGATGAAACACCTAATATTAAGACATTTGTTTTAGATGGTGGAATTGATTGTGAGGTTGGCCAGTATTTTATGGTGTGGATTCCTGGTGTGGATGAAATTCCTATTTCTCCGTCTAAGATTACTCCAACTGGTTTAACTGTGCAGAAGGTTGGGCCTGCGACGGAGGAGATGTTTGATCTTAGTGTTGGAGATCAGGTTGGACTTCGGGGTCCTTATGGTAATACTTTCACTATTAGGGGTGGTGAGGTTTTGATTGTTTCTGGGGGTTGTGGTGGAGCGCCTTTGCTTCCTCTTGCTAAAAAAATTAAAGAAGGTGGTTCTGAATTAACTATTGCTGTTGGTGGTCGTAATAAAGAAGAACTGCTTTTTGAAGATCAATTTAATAGGTTAGGTGAAGTTTTTGTTGCTACTGAAGATGGTTCTAAGGGTTATGAGGGCTATATTACTACGCCTGTACTCGATGTTTTAGGGGATTTTGACACTGTCTATTCTTGTGGTCCGGAGCCTATGCTTAAAAAAATTGTTGAGAATACACCTGATGGTACTTATATTGAGGTAAGTCTTCAAAGATATGTTAAGTGTGGTGTTGGTGTATGTGGTTCTTGTTGTATGGATCCAGATGGAACTCGTTTGTGTGTTGAGGGACCTGTTTTTAATAAAGAGGAGTTGGATGGAACTGAGTTTGGTGAGTATCGGAGAAATGCTTCAGGACAGAAAATTCGGTTTTAA
- a CDS encoding PRC-barrel domain-containing protein yields MELELTKLLNVDVYTRDGRFVGTTEDAVLNIEESKVQKLSIGNLSPYFEEQLDGANGILMPYRWVLDSKDVMIVKPIPTQKKKTEDEDEENEKKEKKLLQ; encoded by the coding sequence ATGGAATTAGAACTAACTAAATTACTAAATGTCGACGTATACACAAGAGACGGTAGGTTTGTAGGAACTACTGAAGACGCAGTACTAAACATAGAAGAGAGCAAAGTCCAGAAACTATCAATTGGAAACTTAAGTCCATATTTTGAAGAACAACTTGATGGCGCTAACGGAATACTAATGCCATACAGATGGGTCCTAGATTCAAAAGATGTAATGATAGTTAAACCAATACCTACCCAAAAGAAAAAAACCGAAGACGAAGACGAAGAAAATGAAAAAAAAGAGAAAAAACTTCTCCAATAA
- a CDS encoding prefoldin subunit beta, with translation MSTGQLPPEVQQKLQKGQQLQQKAENIANQKNQSNMRQNQLENAIEELKNSDDDSAVYRTYGDVIIEKESSEELIKELEEEKEDLEVRVQTLEKQEEKIQEKLEEIQKELQSEIESMRGGGLPGEAG, from the coding sequence ATGAGTACTGGACAACTACCCCCAGAAGTACAGCAGAAATTGCAGAAAGGTCAACAGCTTCAGCAGAAAGCGGAGAACATTGCTAATCAAAAGAATCAGAGCAATATGAGGCAAAATCAGCTTGAGAATGCTATTGAAGAACTTAAAAACTCTGATGACGATTCAGCTGTTTACAGGACCTATGGTGACGTTATTATTGAGAAAGAGAGTTCTGAAGAGCTTATTAAAGAGCTTGAAGAAGAAAAAGAAGATCTTGAAGTTAGAGTTCAGACTCTAGAGAAACAAGAAGAGAAAATTCAAGAAAAACTCGAAGAGATCCAGAAGGAGCTTCAATCTGAGATTGAAAGTATGAGAGGCGGAGGCCTTCCTGGAGAAGCTGGATAA
- a CDS encoding winged helix-turn-helix transcriptional regulator: MLTENLGKEVDLLRRHIKVLKVAYKKGPIGMGHISEITGLPKHKVRYSLRVLEREGLIEPSTEGAKVQNMEKFQERFNEDIDCCIQELEEIRNHI; this comes from the coding sequence ATGTTGACTGAGAATCTAGGGAAGGAGGTCGATTTACTTAGACGACACATTAAGGTGTTGAAGGTCGCTTATAAAAAAGGCCCGATCGGTATGGGCCATATCTCTGAGATTACAGGGCTGCCTAAACACAAAGTTAGGTACTCCTTAAGAGTTTTAGAGCGAGAAGGATTGATAGAGCCTTCTACCGAAGGAGCCAAAGTACAGAACATGGAGAAATTCCAAGAAAGATTTAACGAAGATATAGATTGTTGTATACAAGAACTTGAGGAAATAAGAAATCACATTTAG
- a CDS encoding 23S rRNA (uridine(2552)-2'-O)-methyltransferase — protein sequence MKDRDRYWRKAKKEGYRARSAYKLKQINDRFDLIQGNDSVVDLGAAPGGWLQVARELSDGEIVGVDLNRIKEIDGVETIVGDITDESTLDEVRDLIGEPDVVLCDASPDLSGNWSIDHSRSIDLARSALNFAKDILRPRGNFLVKVFQGDMYDDFYKEIDMEFSFVKAHSPDASRDQSAEIYIVGKNFISIPVEVDMELKVEIVDIGNQGDGIAKIEDFVIFVPNTELGDEVKIKINEVGERYAKSEVIK from the coding sequence ATGAAGGATAGAGATCGTTATTGGAGGAAAGCTAAGAAAGAGGGGTATAGGGCTAGAAGTGCTTATAAACTTAAGCAGATTAATGATCGTTTTGATTTGATTCAAGGTAATGACTCTGTAGTGGATCTTGGAGCAGCTCCTGGTGGATGGTTACAGGTAGCTAGAGAGCTATCTGATGGAGAGATTGTTGGTGTTGATTTGAATCGAATTAAAGAGATAGATGGTGTTGAAACGATTGTTGGAGATATAACAGATGAATCAACATTGGATGAGGTTCGTGATTTAATTGGAGAACCAGATGTTGTTTTGTGTGATGCTTCTCCTGACTTATCTGGTAACTGGAGCATAGACCACAGCAGGTCAATAGACCTAGCTAGATCTGCATTAAATTTTGCTAAGGATATTCTAAGGCCTAGAGGAAATTTCTTGGTTAAGGTTTTCCAGGGAGATATGTATGATGATTTCTATAAAGAGATTGATATGGAATTTAGTTTTGTAAAAGCGCATTCACCTGATGCATCAAGGGATCAGAGCGCTGAGATATATATCGTTGGGAAAAACTTTATTTCAATCCCGGTTGAGGTGGATATGGAGTTAAAGGTTGAGATTGTTGATATTGGAAACCAGGGAGACGGAATAGCCAAGATTGAGGACTTTGTAATCTTCGTACCAAACACCGAGTTAGGAGATGAAGTTAAGATAAAAATAAATGAAGTCGGTGAAAGATACGCCAAATCTGAAGTAATAAAATAA
- a CDS encoding DUF362 domain-containing protein — MSNVYLYKTDINSIDYDKVSSLLTRDIQKIFDPTDQIAFKLHFGERESDTHLDPLFVKSLYNELSNFINKIVLMDCNVLYKSDRSFGQSHKNVAIDNGFDFAPIIIADGEDGSDELEIKINLNHFDKARIGKKLDNYNGIISIAHFTGHDATGIGGNLKNIGMGLGSKPGKLEMHKAFNLQIDQEQCKGCEKCIEICPSNGITIENTAKINQELCIGCGSCIGSCPEDAVKIPWNASSSKDLQERIVEYAYAALKNKKSYHINILLNITKLCDCVNKKQEPVIEDIGLLASKDIVAIDQASIDLTNQNFIPEGINPEHQTKYAEKIGLGKRKYKLIEL, encoded by the coding sequence ATGTCCAATGTCTATCTATACAAAACCGATATCAATTCGATAGATTATGATAAGGTAAGCTCCCTCTTAACCAGAGATATCCAAAAAATATTCGATCCAACAGACCAAATAGCCTTTAAACTTCACTTTGGTGAACGAGAAAGCGATACCCATCTAGACCCATTATTTGTAAAATCATTATATAACGAACTCTCTAATTTTATTAACAAAATAGTTTTGATGGACTGTAACGTACTCTACAAAAGCGATCGTTCTTTTGGCCAATCACATAAAAATGTCGCAATCGATAACGGCTTCGACTTTGCCCCAATAATAATAGCAGATGGTGAAGATGGAAGTGATGAACTAGAGATAAAGATTAATCTAAACCATTTTGATAAAGCTAGAATCGGGAAGAAACTAGACAACTACAATGGTATAATATCAATTGCACACTTTACAGGCCATGACGCCACAGGAATAGGTGGAAACCTAAAAAACATTGGCATGGGATTAGGAAGTAAACCAGGAAAACTCGAGATGCATAAAGCCTTCAACCTACAGATAGACCAAGAACAATGTAAAGGCTGTGAAAAATGTATAGAAATATGTCCTTCTAACGGAATAACAATCGAAAATACAGCCAAAATAAATCAAGAACTCTGTATAGGCTGTGGAAGCTGTATAGGAAGTTGTCCAGAAGACGCTGTAAAAATACCCTGGAACGCCTCCTCATCCAAAGACCTACAAGAAAGAATAGTTGAATATGCATATGCCGCCCTAAAAAACAAAAAATCATACCATATCAACATATTACTAAACATAACAAAACTCTGTGACTGCGTAAACAAAAAACAAGAACCAGTAATAGAAGATATTGGTTTACTAGCATCAAAAGATATTGTGGCTATCGACCAAGCCAGCATAGACCTAACCAACCAAAATTTCATACCAGAAGGAATAAACCCTGAACATCAAACAAAATATGCTGAAAAAATAGGTTTAGGCAAAAGAAAATACAAATTAATAGAACTGTGA
- the purE gene encoding 5-(carboxyamino)imidazole ribonucleotide mutase has translation MADIAIIMGSESDMPVAEKAFNILDEKQIDYNVEVISAHRNPEELKKYIEKSEAKVFIAIAGLAAALPGVIASHTNKPVIGVPVNAKLDGLDALLSIVQMPKGVPVACVGIDRADNAAILAQQILNT, from the coding sequence ATGGCCGATATAGCAATTATAATGGGATCAGAATCCGACATGCCCGTAGCAGAAAAAGCATTCAACATACTAGATGAAAAACAAATCGATTACAACGTAGAAGTTATTTCAGCACACAGAAACCCAGAAGAACTAAAAAAATACATAGAAAAATCAGAAGCAAAAGTATTTATCGCCATAGCAGGCCTCGCCGCAGCACTACCAGGAGTCATCGCATCCCACACAAACAAACCAGTAATAGGAGTCCCAGTAAACGCCAAACTAGATGGATTAGACGCATTACTAAGCATAGTACAAATGCCAAAAGGAGTCCCAGTAGCATGCGTAGGCATAGATCGAGCAGACAACGCCGCCATACTAGCACAACAAATACTAAACACGTAA
- a CDS encoding acylphosphatase, whose protein sequence is MSGKRVHLFIEGKVQGVYFRATTKEKANENNVKGWVKNLPDGRVEAVFEGEENMVDKLVEFCHKGPDRANVINIDVKKEEYKNEFNEFKVKY, encoded by the coding sequence ATGTCTGGGAAAAGAGTTCATTTATTTATAGAAGGTAAAGTTCAAGGCGTATATTTTAGAGCTACAACCAAGGAAAAAGCTAATGAAAACAATGTAAAGGGTTGGGTTAAAAACCTACCTGATGGTCGAGTTGAAGCAGTTTTTGAAGGCGAAGAAAACATGGTTGATAAGTTAGTGGAGTTCTGCCACAAAGGCCCTGATCGTGCTAATGTCATAAATATTGATGTAAAAAAAGAGGAATACAAAAATGAATTCAATGAATTCAAAGTTAAATATTAA
- the albA gene encoding DNA-binding protein Alba, whose protein sequence is MSEDNVVYVGNKEVMSYVLAVTTQFNEGSDEVVIKARGRAISTAVDTAEVVRNRFLEDVEVEDIKISTETLENKEGGESNVSSMEIYLKRGN, encoded by the coding sequence ATGTCAGAAGATAACGTCGTATATGTAGGAAACAAAGAAGTAATGAGCTACGTGCTCGCAGTAACAACTCAATTCAACGAAGGATCTGATGAAGTAGTCATCAAAGCCCGAGGTAGAGCAATATCAACAGCCGTCGACACAGCAGAAGTTGTCAGAAACAGATTCCTTGAAGATGTTGAAGTTGAAGATATAAAAATCTCTACAGAAACACTTGAAAACAAAGAAGGCGGAGAATCTAACGTCTCTTCAATGGAGATTTACTTAAAGAGAGGAAACTAA
- the aroA gene encoding 3-phosphoshikimate 1-carboxyvinyltransferase: protein MNVEIEGGEISPKRLVAPPSKSYTHRAITISSLSNGKSIVENPLLSEDTLATVDGCKALGADIDRKDSELVIDGFGADPEIPNDVIDLKNSGTSLRFLTGVASHLKKGYTVLTGDNSLKNRPNEPLINALNDLGAEIHSTKLNGTAPIIIKGRLQGGYVEIKGDISSQFISSILINTPIAPENSEIKVTTKIRSKPYIDITLEVMEKAGIKIAKEGKAYKVKGNNKYEPIEMKIPGDFSSASNILALAAISNQEIEMKGLSPSKQGDEKILEILERFGAKIIHKKDTVKVKPEPLTGITIDASNIPDLLPILSVIGTQAEGKTKIHNVEHARYKESDRIKAMATELKKMGAQIKEHQDGLTIKESSLKGTKLNGYDDHRIVMALSIAATQAEGKTTINTAESIKISYPNFFNHLKKVGVEVDKK from the coding sequence ATGAATGTGGAAATTGAAGGCGGAGAAATATCTCCTAAAAGACTGGTTGCTCCTCCATCTAAAAGCTATACACATAGGGCTATCACAATATCCTCGCTATCTAATGGTAAATCGATTGTTGAAAACCCATTGTTATCGGAAGATACCTTAGCTACAGTTGATGGATGTAAAGCGCTTGGAGCAGATATCGATAGAAAGGATAGTGAACTGGTTATAGATGGATTTGGAGCCGACCCTGAGATACCTAATGATGTAATAGACTTAAAAAACTCTGGTACATCACTGAGATTTCTAACAGGAGTTGCATCTCACTTAAAAAAAGGATATACCGTATTAACAGGGGACAACTCACTAAAAAACCGTCCTAACGAACCATTGATCAACGCACTTAACGACCTTGGAGCAGAGATCCATAGTACAAAACTAAATGGAACAGCCCCCATCATAATAAAAGGAAGACTCCAAGGGGGATATGTCGAGATAAAAGGAGATATTTCAAGCCAATTCATATCATCGATCTTAATAAACACTCCAATAGCTCCAGAAAACTCTGAAATAAAAGTCACAACCAAAATAAGATCAAAACCATACATAGACATAACACTTGAAGTAATGGAGAAAGCCGGAATAAAAATTGCAAAAGAAGGTAAGGCATACAAAGTTAAAGGAAACAACAAATACGAACCAATAGAAATGAAAATACCAGGAGATTTCTCATCAGCCTCAAACATACTAGCCCTAGCAGCAATATCAAACCAAGAAATAGAGATGAAAGGCCTATCACCAAGCAAACAAGGAGACGAAAAAATATTAGAGATACTAGAGAGATTCGGAGCCAAAATAATTCATAAAAAAGATACTGTAAAAGTCAAGCCAGAACCTCTAACTGGAATAACAATAGATGCCTCAAACATACCAGACCTACTGCCAATACTATCAGTAATAGGAACCCAAGCTGAAGGAAAAACAAAAATACATAACGTAGAACATGCAAGATACAAAGAATCCGATAGAATAAAAGCAATGGCTACAGAACTCAAAAAAATGGGAGCCCAAATCAAAGAACACCAAGATGGATTAACAATCAAAGAATCCAGCCTAAAAGGAACAAAACTAAACGGATACGACGACCACAGAATCGTTATGGCCCTATCAATTGCTGCAACACAAGCAGAAGGAAAAACAACAATAAACACAGCTGAATCAATAAAGATATCATACCCAAATTTCTTTAACCACCTAAAAAAAGTCGGAGTGGAAGTCGACAAAAAATAA